A region of Nocardioides alkalitolerans DNA encodes the following proteins:
- a CDS encoding ABC transporter permease subunit, which produces MTRSFPADEAKALGHGVLLLGMVTIAWLLQRRLVRSTGHATVGGKGLNSQPTRLGAFRHVARFVMVLYLLGASVLPILALVVVSLERYWTASIPWGSLTLDNYRALLDSAIVVEALRNSVVVGVTCATIGMALAAIVARMTHGETSRWAGVVEAVTRIPAAVPILVLTLAFIAAYLGEPFRLGGTTLLLVIAYTAIFFPHAVVNATSAYLQVGPQLREAGAVFGVSEGRTFWRIQLPLMLPGLTSGWAFLFVLVAGDVTVASLLAGTGNPVAGFVILDRYNTGTYPPLAAMAVITTLLTTVVVGVALGLARWQRSRATSGVRRRAGLAVPDPSAPPVTH; this is translated from the coding sequence ATGACCCGCTCGTTCCCGGCCGACGAGGCGAAGGCCCTCGGCCACGGCGTCCTGCTGCTCGGCATGGTGACCATCGCCTGGCTCCTCCAGCGGCGCCTCGTGCGCTCGACGGGCCACGCCACGGTCGGCGGCAAGGGCCTCAACTCCCAGCCGACCCGCCTCGGCGCGTTCCGCCACGTCGCGCGGTTCGTGATGGTGCTCTACCTGCTCGGCGCCAGCGTGCTGCCGATCCTGGCCCTCGTCGTCGTCTCCCTCGAGCGCTACTGGACCGCCTCGATCCCGTGGGGCAGCCTCACCCTCGACAACTACCGCGCGCTCCTCGACAGCGCCATCGTGGTCGAGGCGCTGCGCAACAGCGTCGTCGTCGGTGTCACCTGCGCGACGATCGGCATGGCCCTGGCCGCGATCGTCGCCCGCATGACGCACGGCGAGACGTCCCGCTGGGCGGGCGTCGTGGAGGCCGTGACGCGCATCCCGGCGGCGGTGCCGATCCTGGTGCTGACGCTGGCGTTCATCGCGGCGTACCTGGGGGAGCCGTTCCGCCTCGGCGGCACGACGCTGCTCCTCGTCATCGCCTACACGGCCATCTTCTTCCCCCACGCGGTCGTCAACGCGACGTCGGCGTACCTGCAGGTCGGTCCCCAGCTCCGCGAGGCCGGAGCGGTGTTCGGGGTCTCGGAGGGCCGCACGTTCTGGCGCATCCAGCTGCCGCTGATGCTGCCGGGCCTGACGTCGGGCTGGGCGTTCCTGTTCGTGCTGGTCGCGGGCGACGTCACCGTCGCCTCCCTGCTGGCGGGTACCGGCAACCCCGTCGCGGGCTTCGTCATCCTCGACCGCTACAACACCGGCACCTACCCGCCGCTCGCCGCGATGGCCGTCATCACGACCCTCCTCACGACCGTGGTCGTGGGGGTCGCGCTCGGGCTGGCGCGCTGGCAGCGCTCCCGGGCGACCTCCGGCGTACGGCGGCGCGCAGGTCTCGCCGTACCCGACCCGTCCGCCCCGCCCGTCACCCACTGA
- a CDS encoding ABC transporter permease subunit → MLLVVPAGITALLIASLLAWINERTDARIGALADVTPILPMFIPPVAGAIGWVFLAAPSAGLLNGAIEGFFGWFGMDVDGPLDIFTWQGLFFVYVLDLVPFAYITLAAGFRNLDPVAEEAARISGAGPLETFRRVTLPSLGPSLAARCSS, encoded by the coding sequence GTGCTGCTCGTCGTCCCGGCGGGCATCACCGCGCTCCTCATCGCCTCGCTGCTGGCCTGGATCAACGAGCGCACCGACGCCCGCATCGGCGCACTGGCCGACGTGACCCCGATCCTCCCGATGTTCATCCCGCCCGTCGCGGGCGCGATCGGCTGGGTGTTCCTCGCCGCCCCGAGCGCCGGGCTGCTCAACGGCGCCATCGAGGGCTTCTTCGGCTGGTTCGGGATGGACGTCGACGGCCCGCTCGACATCTTCACGTGGCAGGGCCTCTTCTTCGTCTACGTGCTCGACCTCGTGCCGTTCGCCTACATCACGCTGGCCGCCGGGTTCCGCAACCTCGACCCGGTCGCCGAGGAGGCCGCCCGCATCAGCGGCGCCGGGCCCCTGGAGACCTTCCGCCGTGTGACGCTGCCCAGCCTCGGACCGTCGTTGGCGGCGCGCTGCTCATCGTGA